Proteins from a single region of Electrophorus electricus isolate fEleEle1 chromosome 5, fEleEle1.pri, whole genome shotgun sequence:
- the relch gene encoding RAB11-binding protein RELCH homolog isoform X4, producing MAAGSVNPFNTSDSDEEAERRREPSPSAEPHGASLAPFSSQTDAEPRALSLPGTRASPGGDGVPTETRVSVDAVAAQLLRDQYILTALELHTELLEAGRELPRLRDYFSNPGNFERQSGTPPACKDPGAVALNRTGSISTLDSLDFTRYSDDGNRESDERVAVLEFELRKAKETIQALRTNLTQATECEIPSQERKNYKSSPEIQEPIRPLEKRALNFLVNEYLLKNEYKLSSITFSDENDDQDFELWDDVGLNTPKPPDLLQLYRNCGSSQLSPREMADVAVGMDTSDLTKDFITQEPVQRIETIQEQEIIQELEYQISLLNSEKQSLAEQITQLQSKIEGMQRSVSVSVVTPAGCRSSDPGLPCESPVDNGQYLDIRRPTEVDTGSDTTQTARLPPAAPPAAGLDSENSTQCLNMFKSPSQHGRGAVRFDQPNRKLSPAFHQALLSFCHTSADSRLGSEVSCIADSEESVMLMLGRCLPHIVPNVLLAKREELIPLILCTACLHPEPKERDQLLHILFNLIKRPDDDQRQMILTGCVAFARHVGPTRVEAELLPQCWEQINHKYPERRLLVAESCGALAPYLPKEIRSSLVLSMLQQMLAEDKVDLVREAVVRSLGIIMGYIDDPDKYSQGFELMLLSLSDLSERVVSATHQVFIPAFAAWTTELGNLQSHLIPSLLTRIERLLQGEHGLDEHKLHMFLSALQSLIPPLFAVVLQNAPFTGRARLANEVTPIEVTRFPRPASPLQDVSTLVGGREQLAALLHLYEHQLQHEGTAGWDRLLWVVNQLLPRLIEIVGGINVSSSTCVHEFSRFFWRLCRTFGKTFTNTKVKPQFQEILRLSEENVDATAGNGVLTKATVPIYATGVLTCYNQEEDRKLLIAFLEDVMTTLSLSHAPLDSLKASFVELGANPAYHELLLTVLWFGVVHTSALVRCTAARMFELILRGMNEALIDKRVAPALITLCSGPEFSVRISTIPAFGTIMETVTQRELLERVKMQLASFLEDPQYQDQHSLHMEIIKTFGRVGPNAEPRFRDEFVLPHLHKLAMVNNMQTVEQKRMDVASQLFEAYSALSCCFISEEVMLNHFLPGLRCLRSDMEHLSPEHEVILSSMVKECELKVESRAMGEPPGSMSIAASLVGEDAKTKFLSKMGQLTTSGAMLANVFQRKK from the exons ATGGCGGCGGGCAGCGTCAACCCGTTCAACACCAGCGACTCGGACGAGGAAGCGGAGCGGAGGCGCGAGCCCAGCCCGAGCGCTGAGCCGCACGGCGCGAGCCTTGCACCGTTCTCCTCGCAGACGGACGCTGAGCCGCGCGCCCTGTCGCTCCCCGGCACCCGCGCGAGCCCCGGCGGGGACGGGGTCCCGACAGAGACGCGCGTGTCGGTGGACGCGGTGGCCGCTCAGCTGCTCCGGGATCAGTACATCCTCACGGCCCTGGAGCTGCACACCGAGCTGCTCGAGGCCGGCCGGGAGCTCCCCCGGCTGCGGGACTACTTCTCTAACCCGGGCAACTTCGAGAGGCAGAGCGGAACTCCGCCCGCCTGCAAAGACCCCGGAGCCGTAGCGCTGA ATCGTACGGGCAGCATCAGCACACTGGACTCTCTGGACTTCACACGCTACTCAGACGACGGGAACCGGGAGTCGGACGAGCGGGTTGCAG TTCTGGAATTTGAACTACGGAAAGCCAAGGAGACCATTCAGGCTCTACGCACCAACCTGACTCAGGCTACAG aatgtGAAATCCCTTCCCAAGAGCGTAAAAACTACAAATCCAGTCCTGAAATTCAG GAGCCCATCCGCCCTTTGGAGAAAAGAGCCTTAAATTTTTTAGTGAATgaatatttgttaaaaaatgaatacaaactATCGTCCATCACTTTCTCTGATGAAAACGATGATCAG gattTTGAACTGTGGGATGACGTGGGTCTGAACACCCCAAAGCCTCCAGATCTCCTGCAGCTCTACCGCAACTGTGGCAGCAGCCAGCTGTCCCCCCGGGAGATGGCAGACGTGGCTGTGGGCATGGACACTAGCGACCTGACCAAGGACTTTATTACCCAGGAGCCTGTGCAAAGGATAGAGACCATCCAG gagCAGGAGATCATACAGGAACTGGAATACCAGATCAGTCTTCTGAACAGTGAGAAACAGAGTCTGGCTGAACAGATAACGCAGCTCCAGAG TAAGATTGAGGGGATGCAGAGGAGTGTGTCCGTTTCTGTGGTAACCCCTGCGGGGTGCCGGTCGTCAGATCCGGGTCTCCCGTGTGAGAGTCCTGTGGATAACGGCCAGTACCTGGACATTCGCCGGCCGACGGAGGTGGATACAGGCTCCGACACCACCCAGACCGCTAGATTGCCAcctgctgcaccacctgccGCAGGGTTGGACTCGGAAAACTCCACCCAGTGCCTCAACATGTTTAAAAGCCCCAGCCAGCACGGCAGGGGGGCGGTGCGGTTTGACCAGCCTAACAG GAAGCTGTCCCCGGCCTTCCACCAAGCACTGCTGTCCTTCTGTCACACGTCCGCGGACAGCCGTCTCGGTTCAGAG GTGTCGTGTATTGCTgacagtgaggagagtgtgATGTTGATGTTGGGTCGCTGTCTGCCTCACATCGTACCAAACGTCCTGCTGGCCAAGCGCGAG gagctCATTCCTCTCATCCTGTGTACGGCGTGTCTCCACCCAGAGCCCAAGGAGAGAGATCAGCTTCTCCACATCCTCTTCAACCTAATCAAGAGGCCAGATGATgaccagag GCAGATGATTCTGACTGGCTGTGTGGCCTTCGCACGCCACGTGGGGCCCACACGGGTTGAGGCAGAGCTTCTGCCGCAGTGCTGGGAACAG ATAAATCATAAGTACCCGGAGAGGAGGCTGTTGGTAGCAGAATCCTGTGGCGCTCTGGCCCCATATCTgcct aaggaGATCCGTAGCTCCCTGGTTCTATCCATGCTACAGCAGATGTTGGCAGAGGACAAAGTGGACTTGGTGCGGGAGGCCGTGGTCCGAAGTCTGGGCATCATCATGGGCTACATTGATGACCCTGATAAATACTCCcag ggctttGAACTAATGCTGCTGTCGCTAAGCGACCTGTCTGAGCGGGTGGTCAGTGCTACACACCAGGTGTTCATCCCTGCGTTCGCAGCCTGGACCACAGAACTGGGCAATCTGCAGTCTCACCTCATCCCCTCTCTACTCACGCGCATAGAGAGACTACTGCAG GGTGAACATGGTTTGGATGAACATAAACTGCACATGTTCCTGTCTGCACTGCAGTCTCTGATCCCACCCCTGTTTGCCGTGGTGCTCCAGAACGCCCCGTTCACCGGCCGCGCCCGACTGGCCAATGAAGTCACTCCGATCGAGG TGACGCGGTTCCCACGCCCAGCCTCTCCCCTCCAGGATGTGTCCACCCTGGTGGGCGGCAGGGAGCAGTTGGCTGCGCTGCTGCATCTGTACGAACACCAGCTCCAGCACGAGGGTACTGCAGGGTGGGACAGACTCCTGTGGGTGGTCAACCAGCT TCTCCCTCGTCTCATAGAGATAGTGGGCGGGATCAacgtctcctcctccacctgtgtGCACGAGTTCTCACGCTTCTTCTGGAGGCTGTGCCGGACGTTTGGCAAAACCTTCACCAACACCAAG GTAAAGCCCCAGTTCCAGGAAATCTTGCGGCTGTCCGAGGAGAACGTGG ATGCCACTGCTGGTAACGGTGTTTTGACCAAGGCTACAGTTCCCATCTATGCAACAGGAGTCCTGACCTGCTACAACCAG GAAGAAGATCGTAAGCTGTTGATTGCTTTCTTGGAGGACGTTATgaccactctgtctctctctcacgctcctcTGGACAGTCTGAAGGCTTCGTTTGTGGAGCTGGG ggccAACCCCGCGTACCATGAGCTGCTGCTGACAGTTCTGTGGTTCGGGGTGGTCCACACCTCGGCTCTGGTCCGCTGCACAGCCGCTCGCATGTTCGAG CTGATCCTTCGAGGCATGAATGAGGCCTTAATTGACAAGCGAGTTGCCCCAGCCCTAATTACCTTGTGCAGTGGTCCTGAATT TTCTGTGAGGATCTCCACGATCCCAGCATTCGGGACCATTATGGAGACTGTAACGCAGCGAGAG ttgCTGGAGCGGGTTAAGATGCAGCTGGCCTCTTTTCTGGAGGACCCACAGTATCAGGACCAGCACTCATTACACATGGAGATTATAAAAACGTTTGGGAGGGTGGGACCCAACGCCGAGCCCAGGTTCAGAGATGAGT TTGTTCTTCCTCACCTACACAAGCTGGCCATGGTCAACAACATGCAGACAGTAGAGCAGAAGCGCATGGATGTGGCCAGCCAGCTGTTTGAAGCCTACAGCGCCCTGTCCTGCTGCT
- the relch gene encoding RAB11-binding protein RELCH homolog isoform X11 produces the protein MAAGSVNPFNTSDSDEEAERRREPSPSAEPHGASLAPFSSQTDAEPRALSLPGTRASPGGDGVPTETRVSVDAVAAQLLRDQYILTALELHTELLEAGRELPRLRDYFSNPGNFERQSGTPPACKDPGAVALNRTGSISTLDSLDFTRYSDDGNRESDERVAECEIPSQERKNYKSSPEIQEPIRPLEKRALNFLVNEYLLKNEYKLSSITFSDENDDQDFELWDDVGLNTPKPPDLLQLYRNCGSSQLSPREMADVAVGMDTSDLTKDFITQEPVQRIETIQEQEIIQELEYQISLLNSEKQSLAEQITQLQSKIEGMQRSVSVSVVTPAGCRSSDPGLPCESPVDNGQYLDIRRPTEVDTGSDTTQTARLPPAAPPAAGLDSENSTQCLNMFKSPSQHGRGAVRFDQPNRKLSPAFHQALLSFCHTSADSRLGSEVSCIADSEESVMLMLGRCLPHIVPNVLLAKREELIPLILCTACLHPEPKERDQLLHILFNLIKRPDDDQRQMILTGCVAFARHVGPTRVEAELLPQCWEQINHKYPERRLLVAESCGALAPYLPKEIRSSLVLSMLQQMLAEDKVDLVREAVVRSLGIIMGYIDDPDKYSQGFELMLLSLSDLSERVVSATHQVFIPAFAAWTTELGNLQSHLIPSLLTRIERLLQGEHGLDEHKLHMFLSALQSLIPPLFAVVLQNAPFTGRARLANEVTPIEVTRFPRPASPLQDVSTLVGGREQLAALLHLYEHQLQHEGTAGWDRLLWVVNQLLPRLIEIVGGINVSSSTCVHEFSRFFWRLCRTFGKTFTNTKVKPQFQEILRLSEENVDATAGNGVLTKATVPIYATGVLTCYNQEEDRKLLIAFLEDVMTTLSLSHAPLDSLKASFVELGANPAYHELLLTVLWFGVVHTSALVRCTAARMFELLVKGVNETLVAQRVVPALITLSSDPEISVRISTIPAFGTIMETVTQRELLERVKMQLASFLEDPQYQDQHSLHMEIIKTFGRVGPNAEPRFRDEFVLPHLHKLAMVNNMQTVEQKRMDVASQLFEAYSALSCCFISEEVMLNHFLPGLRCLRSDMEHLSPEHEVILSSMVKECELKVESRAMGEPPGSMSIAASLVGEDAKTKFLSKMGQLTTSGAMLANVFQRKK, from the exons ATGGCGGCGGGCAGCGTCAACCCGTTCAACACCAGCGACTCGGACGAGGAAGCGGAGCGGAGGCGCGAGCCCAGCCCGAGCGCTGAGCCGCACGGCGCGAGCCTTGCACCGTTCTCCTCGCAGACGGACGCTGAGCCGCGCGCCCTGTCGCTCCCCGGCACCCGCGCGAGCCCCGGCGGGGACGGGGTCCCGACAGAGACGCGCGTGTCGGTGGACGCGGTGGCCGCTCAGCTGCTCCGGGATCAGTACATCCTCACGGCCCTGGAGCTGCACACCGAGCTGCTCGAGGCCGGCCGGGAGCTCCCCCGGCTGCGGGACTACTTCTCTAACCCGGGCAACTTCGAGAGGCAGAGCGGAACTCCGCCCGCCTGCAAAGACCCCGGAGCCGTAGCGCTGA ATCGTACGGGCAGCATCAGCACACTGGACTCTCTGGACTTCACACGCTACTCAGACGACGGGAACCGGGAGTCGGACGAGCGGGTTGCAG aatgtGAAATCCCTTCCCAAGAGCGTAAAAACTACAAATCCAGTCCTGAAATTCAG GAGCCCATCCGCCCTTTGGAGAAAAGAGCCTTAAATTTTTTAGTGAATgaatatttgttaaaaaatgaatacaaactATCGTCCATCACTTTCTCTGATGAAAACGATGATCAG gattTTGAACTGTGGGATGACGTGGGTCTGAACACCCCAAAGCCTCCAGATCTCCTGCAGCTCTACCGCAACTGTGGCAGCAGCCAGCTGTCCCCCCGGGAGATGGCAGACGTGGCTGTGGGCATGGACACTAGCGACCTGACCAAGGACTTTATTACCCAGGAGCCTGTGCAAAGGATAGAGACCATCCAG gagCAGGAGATCATACAGGAACTGGAATACCAGATCAGTCTTCTGAACAGTGAGAAACAGAGTCTGGCTGAACAGATAACGCAGCTCCAGAG TAAGATTGAGGGGATGCAGAGGAGTGTGTCCGTTTCTGTGGTAACCCCTGCGGGGTGCCGGTCGTCAGATCCGGGTCTCCCGTGTGAGAGTCCTGTGGATAACGGCCAGTACCTGGACATTCGCCGGCCGACGGAGGTGGATACAGGCTCCGACACCACCCAGACCGCTAGATTGCCAcctgctgcaccacctgccGCAGGGTTGGACTCGGAAAACTCCACCCAGTGCCTCAACATGTTTAAAAGCCCCAGCCAGCACGGCAGGGGGGCGGTGCGGTTTGACCAGCCTAACAG GAAGCTGTCCCCGGCCTTCCACCAAGCACTGCTGTCCTTCTGTCACACGTCCGCGGACAGCCGTCTCGGTTCAGAG GTGTCGTGTATTGCTgacagtgaggagagtgtgATGTTGATGTTGGGTCGCTGTCTGCCTCACATCGTACCAAACGTCCTGCTGGCCAAGCGCGAG gagctCATTCCTCTCATCCTGTGTACGGCGTGTCTCCACCCAGAGCCCAAGGAGAGAGATCAGCTTCTCCACATCCTCTTCAACCTAATCAAGAGGCCAGATGATgaccagag GCAGATGATTCTGACTGGCTGTGTGGCCTTCGCACGCCACGTGGGGCCCACACGGGTTGAGGCAGAGCTTCTGCCGCAGTGCTGGGAACAG ATAAATCATAAGTACCCGGAGAGGAGGCTGTTGGTAGCAGAATCCTGTGGCGCTCTGGCCCCATATCTgcct aaggaGATCCGTAGCTCCCTGGTTCTATCCATGCTACAGCAGATGTTGGCAGAGGACAAAGTGGACTTGGTGCGGGAGGCCGTGGTCCGAAGTCTGGGCATCATCATGGGCTACATTGATGACCCTGATAAATACTCCcag ggctttGAACTAATGCTGCTGTCGCTAAGCGACCTGTCTGAGCGGGTGGTCAGTGCTACACACCAGGTGTTCATCCCTGCGTTCGCAGCCTGGACCACAGAACTGGGCAATCTGCAGTCTCACCTCATCCCCTCTCTACTCACGCGCATAGAGAGACTACTGCAG GGTGAACATGGTTTGGATGAACATAAACTGCACATGTTCCTGTCTGCACTGCAGTCTCTGATCCCACCCCTGTTTGCCGTGGTGCTCCAGAACGCCCCGTTCACCGGCCGCGCCCGACTGGCCAATGAAGTCACTCCGATCGAGG TGACGCGGTTCCCACGCCCAGCCTCTCCCCTCCAGGATGTGTCCACCCTGGTGGGCGGCAGGGAGCAGTTGGCTGCGCTGCTGCATCTGTACGAACACCAGCTCCAGCACGAGGGTACTGCAGGGTGGGACAGACTCCTGTGGGTGGTCAACCAGCT TCTCCCTCGTCTCATAGAGATAGTGGGCGGGATCAacgtctcctcctccacctgtgtGCACGAGTTCTCACGCTTCTTCTGGAGGCTGTGCCGGACGTTTGGCAAAACCTTCACCAACACCAAG GTAAAGCCCCAGTTCCAGGAAATCTTGCGGCTGTCCGAGGAGAACGTGG ATGCCACTGCTGGTAACGGTGTTTTGACCAAGGCTACAGTTCCCATCTATGCAACAGGAGTCCTGACCTGCTACAACCAG GAAGAAGATCGTAAGCTGTTGATTGCTTTCTTGGAGGACGTTATgaccactctgtctctctctcacgctcctcTGGACAGTCTGAAGGCTTCGTTTGTGGAGCTGGG ggccAACCCCGCGTACCATGAGCTGCTGCTGACAGTTCTGTGGTTCGGGGTGGTCCACACCTCGGCTCTGGTCCGCTGCACAGCCGCTCGCATGTTCGAG CTGTTGGTGAAAGGGGTGAATGAAACTCTAGTAGCTCAGAGAGTCGTTCCAGCTCTTATCACACTCTCCAGTGATCCTGAAAT TTCTGTGAGGATCTCCACGATCCCAGCATTCGGGACCATTATGGAGACTGTAACGCAGCGAGAG ttgCTGGAGCGGGTTAAGATGCAGCTGGCCTCTTTTCTGGAGGACCCACAGTATCAGGACCAGCACTCATTACACATGGAGATTATAAAAACGTTTGGGAGGGTGGGACCCAACGCCGAGCCCAGGTTCAGAGATGAGT TTGTTCTTCCTCACCTACACAAGCTGGCCATGGTCAACAACATGCAGACAGTAGAGCAGAAGCGCATGGATGTGGCCAGCCAGCTGTTTGAAGCCTACAGCGCCCTGTCCTGCTGCT
- the relch gene encoding RAB11-binding protein RELCH homolog isoform X1, translating to MAAGSVNPFNTSDSDEEAERRREPSPSAEPHGASLAPFSSQTDAEPRALSLPGTRASPGGDGVPTETRVSVDAVAAQLLRDQYILTALELHTELLEAGRELPRLRDYFSNPGNFERQSGTPPACKDPGAVALNRTGSISTLDSLDFTRYSDDGNRESDERVAVLEFELRKAKETIQALRTNLTQATECEIPSQERKNYKSSPEIQEPIRPLEKRALNFLVNEYLLKNEYKLSSITFSDENDDQDFELWDDVGLNTPKPPDLLQLYRNCGSSQLSPREMADVAVGMDTSDLTKDFITQEPVQRIETIQEQEIIQELEYQISLLNSEKQSLAEQITQLQSKIEGMQRSVSVSVVTPAGCRSSDPGLPCESPVDNGQYLDIRRPTEVDTGSDTTQTARLPPAAPPAAGLDSENSTQCLNMFKSPSQHGRGAVRFDQPNRKLSPAFHQALLSFCHTSADSRLGSEVSCIADSEESVMLMLGRCLPHIVPNVLLAKREELIPLILCTACLHPEPKERDQLLHILFNLIKRPDDDQRQMILTGCVAFARHVGPTRVEAELLPQCWEQINHKYPERRLLVAESCGALAPYLPKEIRSSLVLSMLQQMLAEDKVDLVREAVVRSLGIIMGYIDDPDKYSQGFELMLLSLSDLSERVVSATHQVFIPAFAAWTTELGNLQSHLIPSLLTRIERLLQGEHGLDEHKLHMFLSALQSLIPPLFAVVLQNAPFTGRARLANEVTPIEVTRFPRPASPLQDVSTLVGGREQLAALLHLYEHQLQHEGTAGWDRLLWVVNQLLPRLIEIVGGINVSSSTCVHEFSRFFWRLCRTFGKTFTNTKVKPQFQEILRLSEENVDATAGNGVLTKATVPIYATGVLTCYNQEEDRKLLIAFLEDVMTTLSLSHAPLDSLKASFVELGANPAYHELLLTVLWFGVVHTSALVRCTAARMFELLVKGVNETLVAQRVVPALITLSSDPEISVRISTIPAFGTIMETVTQRELLERVKMQLASFLEDPQYQDQHSLHMEIIKTFGRVGPNAEPRFRDEFVLPHLHKLAMVNNMQTVEQKRMDVASQLFEAYSALSCCFISEEVMLNHFLPGLRCLRSDMEHLSPEHEVILSSMVKECELKVESRAMGEPPGRFLTLPCRCAGHWYRTLAIQLLTPGQYRKMVVELKQDCVD from the exons ATGGCGGCGGGCAGCGTCAACCCGTTCAACACCAGCGACTCGGACGAGGAAGCGGAGCGGAGGCGCGAGCCCAGCCCGAGCGCTGAGCCGCACGGCGCGAGCCTTGCACCGTTCTCCTCGCAGACGGACGCTGAGCCGCGCGCCCTGTCGCTCCCCGGCACCCGCGCGAGCCCCGGCGGGGACGGGGTCCCGACAGAGACGCGCGTGTCGGTGGACGCGGTGGCCGCTCAGCTGCTCCGGGATCAGTACATCCTCACGGCCCTGGAGCTGCACACCGAGCTGCTCGAGGCCGGCCGGGAGCTCCCCCGGCTGCGGGACTACTTCTCTAACCCGGGCAACTTCGAGAGGCAGAGCGGAACTCCGCCCGCCTGCAAAGACCCCGGAGCCGTAGCGCTGA ATCGTACGGGCAGCATCAGCACACTGGACTCTCTGGACTTCACACGCTACTCAGACGACGGGAACCGGGAGTCGGACGAGCGGGTTGCAG TTCTGGAATTTGAACTACGGAAAGCCAAGGAGACCATTCAGGCTCTACGCACCAACCTGACTCAGGCTACAG aatgtGAAATCCCTTCCCAAGAGCGTAAAAACTACAAATCCAGTCCTGAAATTCAG GAGCCCATCCGCCCTTTGGAGAAAAGAGCCTTAAATTTTTTAGTGAATgaatatttgttaaaaaatgaatacaaactATCGTCCATCACTTTCTCTGATGAAAACGATGATCAG gattTTGAACTGTGGGATGACGTGGGTCTGAACACCCCAAAGCCTCCAGATCTCCTGCAGCTCTACCGCAACTGTGGCAGCAGCCAGCTGTCCCCCCGGGAGATGGCAGACGTGGCTGTGGGCATGGACACTAGCGACCTGACCAAGGACTTTATTACCCAGGAGCCTGTGCAAAGGATAGAGACCATCCAG gagCAGGAGATCATACAGGAACTGGAATACCAGATCAGTCTTCTGAACAGTGAGAAACAGAGTCTGGCTGAACAGATAACGCAGCTCCAGAG TAAGATTGAGGGGATGCAGAGGAGTGTGTCCGTTTCTGTGGTAACCCCTGCGGGGTGCCGGTCGTCAGATCCGGGTCTCCCGTGTGAGAGTCCTGTGGATAACGGCCAGTACCTGGACATTCGCCGGCCGACGGAGGTGGATACAGGCTCCGACACCACCCAGACCGCTAGATTGCCAcctgctgcaccacctgccGCAGGGTTGGACTCGGAAAACTCCACCCAGTGCCTCAACATGTTTAAAAGCCCCAGCCAGCACGGCAGGGGGGCGGTGCGGTTTGACCAGCCTAACAG GAAGCTGTCCCCGGCCTTCCACCAAGCACTGCTGTCCTTCTGTCACACGTCCGCGGACAGCCGTCTCGGTTCAGAG GTGTCGTGTATTGCTgacagtgaggagagtgtgATGTTGATGTTGGGTCGCTGTCTGCCTCACATCGTACCAAACGTCCTGCTGGCCAAGCGCGAG gagctCATTCCTCTCATCCTGTGTACGGCGTGTCTCCACCCAGAGCCCAAGGAGAGAGATCAGCTTCTCCACATCCTCTTCAACCTAATCAAGAGGCCAGATGATgaccagag GCAGATGATTCTGACTGGCTGTGTGGCCTTCGCACGCCACGTGGGGCCCACACGGGTTGAGGCAGAGCTTCTGCCGCAGTGCTGGGAACAG ATAAATCATAAGTACCCGGAGAGGAGGCTGTTGGTAGCAGAATCCTGTGGCGCTCTGGCCCCATATCTgcct aaggaGATCCGTAGCTCCCTGGTTCTATCCATGCTACAGCAGATGTTGGCAGAGGACAAAGTGGACTTGGTGCGGGAGGCCGTGGTCCGAAGTCTGGGCATCATCATGGGCTACATTGATGACCCTGATAAATACTCCcag ggctttGAACTAATGCTGCTGTCGCTAAGCGACCTGTCTGAGCGGGTGGTCAGTGCTACACACCAGGTGTTCATCCCTGCGTTCGCAGCCTGGACCACAGAACTGGGCAATCTGCAGTCTCACCTCATCCCCTCTCTACTCACGCGCATAGAGAGACTACTGCAG GGTGAACATGGTTTGGATGAACATAAACTGCACATGTTCCTGTCTGCACTGCAGTCTCTGATCCCACCCCTGTTTGCCGTGGTGCTCCAGAACGCCCCGTTCACCGGCCGCGCCCGACTGGCCAATGAAGTCACTCCGATCGAGG TGACGCGGTTCCCACGCCCAGCCTCTCCCCTCCAGGATGTGTCCACCCTGGTGGGCGGCAGGGAGCAGTTGGCTGCGCTGCTGCATCTGTACGAACACCAGCTCCAGCACGAGGGTACTGCAGGGTGGGACAGACTCCTGTGGGTGGTCAACCAGCT TCTCCCTCGTCTCATAGAGATAGTGGGCGGGATCAacgtctcctcctccacctgtgtGCACGAGTTCTCACGCTTCTTCTGGAGGCTGTGCCGGACGTTTGGCAAAACCTTCACCAACACCAAG GTAAAGCCCCAGTTCCAGGAAATCTTGCGGCTGTCCGAGGAGAACGTGG ATGCCACTGCTGGTAACGGTGTTTTGACCAAGGCTACAGTTCCCATCTATGCAACAGGAGTCCTGACCTGCTACAACCAG GAAGAAGATCGTAAGCTGTTGATTGCTTTCTTGGAGGACGTTATgaccactctgtctctctctcacgctcctcTGGACAGTCTGAAGGCTTCGTTTGTGGAGCTGGG ggccAACCCCGCGTACCATGAGCTGCTGCTGACAGTTCTGTGGTTCGGGGTGGTCCACACCTCGGCTCTGGTCCGCTGCACAGCCGCTCGCATGTTCGAG CTGTTGGTGAAAGGGGTGAATGAAACTCTAGTAGCTCAGAGAGTCGTTCCAGCTCTTATCACACTCTCCAGTGATCCTGAAAT TTCTGTGAGGATCTCCACGATCCCAGCATTCGGGACCATTATGGAGACTGTAACGCAGCGAGAG ttgCTGGAGCGGGTTAAGATGCAGCTGGCCTCTTTTCTGGAGGACCCACAGTATCAGGACCAGCACTCATTACACATGGAGATTATAAAAACGTTTGGGAGGGTGGGACCCAACGCCGAGCCCAGGTTCAGAGATGAGT TTGTTCTTCCTCACCTACACAAGCTGGCCATGGTCAACAACATGCAGACAGTAGAGCAGAAGCGCATGGATGTGGCCAGCCAGCTGTTTGAAGCCTACAGCGCCCTGTCCTGCTGCT